Proteins encoded within one genomic window of Sebaldella sp. S0638:
- a CDS encoding S24 family peptidase — translation MDNFEKLVMILKEARLEKEYSFRQVEMYLNHKGVKYNFTSLKKLEDGKIRSISPRVLHTLAEIYGLNAVELFKMADFLDKNYEIERVHFIDYKMIGVSSFEYVQFNDIQELYDATELYNHRESDTYVIKMKDQSMQSLEARNIPDGSYLVIESDVPDSIFELRNEVCIFKFMDKFYVRELHIMNERVFLRSFNKKYVDIMITNIRDLKCEGIVKKCYYVKEFSRKIRNL, via the coding sequence ATGGATAATTTTGAAAAACTTGTTATGATATTGAAAGAAGCAAGACTGGAAAAGGAGTATTCTTTCAGACAAGTAGAAATGTATCTTAATCACAAGGGGGTGAAATACAATTTTACATCATTAAAAAAGCTGGAAGACGGCAAAATCAGATCAATATCGCCGAGGGTTCTGCATACATTAGCCGAGATTTACGGTCTGAATGCTGTTGAGCTTTTTAAGATGGCAGATTTTCTGGACAAGAACTATGAGATAGAAAGGGTTCATTTTATAGATTATAAGATGATAGGCGTTTCTTCCTTTGAATATGTTCAGTTTAACGACATTCAGGAACTCTATGATGCCACGGAATTATATAATCATAGAGAAAGCGATACATATGTAATAAAGATGAAAGACCAGAGTATGCAGAGTCTGGAGGCAAGAAATATTCCTGACGGTTCTTATCTTGTAATAGAGTCAGACGTGCCTGACAGTATTTTTGAGTTACGCAATGAAGTCTGTATTTTTAAATTTATGGATAAGTTTTATGTAAGAGAACTGCATATAATGAATGAAAGAGTGTTTTTGAGATCTTTTAACAAAAAATATGTAGATATTATGATTACTAATATCAGGGATTTGAAATGCGAAGGAATAGTAAAAAAATGTTATTATGTAAAAGAATTCAGCAGAAAAATACGTAATCTGTAG